A window of the Gemmatimonadota bacterium genome harbors these coding sequences:
- the pstS gene encoding phosphate ABC transporter substrate-binding protein PstS, with protein sequence MNRANGRIMRSLLGVVFLLGVAGCGGGSGTEGRAPTLTGAGATFPMPLITLWSSEYETATGGRVNYNSIGSGGGIRAHTDKTVDFGASEAPLTAEQFATAAGTLTLPFTIGTVTVAYNLPGNPELRLTPDVLADIYLGRVTRWNDPRLLEVNPGATLPDEAIVVVHRSDGSGTTYVFTDYLSKVSPAWSESVGFATSVAWPLGIGGNGNEGVAGAIQNNPHSLGYIELSYASSLGLPTAAIRNQAGNFIKPSLEAGTAAAASAVNILPAGHEAWSEVSFTDAVGPDSYPISSFSYFLVYEDLGVMGNQMTPARAEAIVRWLEWAVTEGQAYNNDVNNATLPENVRALNLETLDRIHLNGERVRSW encoded by the coding sequence ATGAACCGAGCGAACGGACGTATCATGCGGTCCCTGTTAGGCGTGGTTTTCCTCTTGGGAGTCGCGGGGTGTGGAGGCGGGAGCGGCACGGAGGGACGAGCGCCGACGCTCACGGGCGCGGGTGCCACCTTCCCGATGCCCCTCATCACCCTCTGGAGCAGCGAATACGAGACGGCCACGGGCGGCCGGGTGAACTACAATTCGATCGGCTCCGGCGGCGGGATCCGCGCGCACACCGACAAGACGGTGGACTTCGGTGCCTCCGAGGCACCGCTCACGGCGGAGCAGTTCGCGACGGCGGCCGGCACGTTGACGCTCCCCTTCACGATCGGGACCGTGACCGTCGCCTACAACCTTCCCGGAAACCCTGAGCTCCGGCTCACCCCGGACGTTCTGGCTGACATCTATCTCGGCCGAGTCACGCGGTGGAACGACCCGCGGCTCCTCGAGGTCAACCCGGGCGCCACTCTCCCCGACGAAGCCATCGTGGTCGTGCACCGATCCGACGGCTCCGGGACGACCTACGTCTTCACGGATTACCTGAGCAAGGTGAGCCCCGCCTGGAGCGAATCGGTGGGATTCGCGACCTCGGTCGCCTGGCCTCTCGGAATTGGAGGAAATGGGAACGAGGGTGTGGCGGGCGCGATCCAGAACAACCCTCACTCGCTCGGCTACATCGAGCTCTCCTACGCGAGCAGCCTCGGCCTCCCGACCGCCGCGATCCGCAATCAGGCGGGGAACTTCATCAAGCCCTCGCTCGAAGCCGGAACCGCCGCCGCGGCCTCGGCGGTAAACATCCTTCCCGCCGGCCATGAGGCCTGGAGCGAGGTGTCTTTCACGGATGCGGTGGGGCCCGATTCCTATCCGATTTCCTCCTTTTCATACTTCCTGGTCTACGAGGACCTCGGGGTCATGGGAAACCAGATGACTCCGGCGCGAGCCGAGGCGATCGTCCGCTGGCTGGAGTGGGCGGTGACCGAGGGACAGGCGTACAATAATGACGTGAACAACGCCACTCTCCCCGAAAACGTACGGGCGCTCAATCTCGAGACGCTCGACCGGATCCACCTGAATGGCGAACGCGTGAGAAGCTGGTGA
- the pstC gene encoding phosphate ABC transporter permease subunit PstC, which yields MTEAGGGGFRRHWFRYVTGALAALVVLVTILIVFRLVLDSRPTWSEWGLAFVTRTEWDPVRGDFGALPFIVGTLLTSLMALVIALPISLGIAILLSEYAPRQLRDPLIFVVELLAAVPSVVFGLWGIFVLAPLVQQHVVPLIASSPLGFFPFFGEPGPGYNLFTASLILAIMIIPIIASLSREVLMAVPREQKEGALALGATRWEAVRHVVLAYGRPGIFSAAVLGLGRALGETMATTMTIGNSLGLTFDYFQPGNSMTAIIANELREAASRLHVSSLVAIGLILFAVSFLLNTMGRLILMRVQARGV from the coding sequence GTGACGGAAGCGGGAGGCGGAGGGTTCCGCAGGCATTGGTTCCGTTATGTGACGGGTGCCCTCGCGGCGCTCGTCGTTCTCGTGACGATCCTCATCGTTTTCCGACTCGTGCTGGATTCGCGTCCCACCTGGAGCGAGTGGGGACTTGCCTTCGTCACGCGAACGGAGTGGGATCCGGTCCGGGGGGACTTCGGAGCGCTTCCCTTCATCGTGGGCACGCTTCTCACGAGCCTGATGGCGCTGGTCATTGCACTCCCGATCAGCCTCGGCATCGCGATCCTCCTGTCCGAATACGCGCCGCGGCAGCTCCGCGACCCGCTGATCTTCGTGGTCGAGCTCCTCGCGGCGGTCCCGTCCGTCGTTTTCGGCCTCTGGGGGATCTTCGTCCTAGCCCCCCTCGTCCAGCAGCATGTCGTGCCCCTCATCGCCTCGAGCCCACTCGGCTTCTTCCCCTTCTTCGGGGAACCCGGCCCGGGCTACAACCTGTTCACCGCCAGCCTGATCCTCGCGATCATGATCATCCCGATCATCGCCTCCCTCAGCCGCGAGGTCCTGATGGCCGTCCCCCGCGAGCAAAAGGAGGGCGCTCTCGCCCTCGGCGCGACCCGGTGGGAAGCGGTGCGCCACGTGGTCCTCGCCTATGGGCGACCGGGGATCTTCAGCGCCGCCGTGCTCGGGCTCGGGCGTGCGCTGGGCGAGACGATGGCCACGACGATGACGATCGGGAACAGTCTCGGATTGACCTTCGACTACTTCCAGCCCGGGAACTCGATGACGGCCATCATCGCGAACGAGCTCCGCGAAGCCGCATCGCGCCTGCACGTGAGCTCGCTCGTCGCGATCGGCCTCATCCTCTTCGCCGTCTCGTTCCTCTTGAACACGATGGGACGGTTGATCCTCATGCGGGTTCAGGCGAGAGGCGTATGA
- the pstA gene encoding phosphate ABC transporter permease PstA: protein MSSHPIAAAESMPTRLRLRLLRDHILVALCIAALLCAVVPLVWVLWEVIAVGAAHISFEFLTALPAPPTVGGGGWGNAIVGSVVVVGMAMLIGVPVGVGTGIYMSEFGNNALGRSARFLSEVMAGIPSIIAGIVAYGLIVVTMGRFSAMSGGVALAVLFIPVVAITTQEALRLVPVDQREASFALGVADAPTTLRVVLPAAMGNVLTGIMLATARIAGETAPLLFTAFNSRYWMEGLDQPTATMPVNIYSYAISPFEHWHEQAWAGALVLVAMVLLTNVVARTLWARRARFIAGR from the coding sequence ATGAGCTCGCACCCCATTGCCGCGGCCGAGTCCATGCCGACGCGCCTGCGGCTCCGACTCCTTCGGGACCACATCCTCGTCGCCCTCTGTATCGCGGCCCTCCTCTGCGCCGTGGTCCCTCTCGTGTGGGTCCTCTGGGAAGTCATCGCTGTCGGCGCCGCGCATATCTCGTTCGAATTCCTGACGGCCCTTCCCGCTCCCCCGACGGTCGGAGGCGGGGGCTGGGGCAACGCGATTGTGGGATCGGTCGTCGTCGTGGGGATGGCCATGCTGATTGGCGTCCCCGTGGGAGTCGGGACCGGGATTTACATGAGCGAGTTCGGAAACAACGCCCTCGGAAGAAGTGCGCGTTTCCTTTCCGAAGTGATGGCGGGGATTCCCTCAATCATCGCCGGCATTGTCGCATACGGTCTCATCGTGGTGACCATGGGACGGTTCAGCGCCATGTCGGGCGGTGTCGCGCTCGCGGTCCTCTTTATCCCGGTGGTCGCGATCACGACGCAGGAAGCGCTCCGGCTCGTCCCGGTGGACCAGCGCGAAGCCTCCTTCGCCCTCGGGGTCGCCGACGCCCCGACGACGCTTCGCGTCGTTCTCCCGGCCGCGATGGGAAATGTCCTGACCGGGATCATGCTCGCGACCGCGCGGATCGCCGGCGAAACGGCCCCCCTCCTCTTTACGGCATTCAACAGCCGCTACTGGATGGAAGGGCTCGACCAGCCGACGGCCACGATGCCGGTGAACATCTATTCGTATGCGATCAGCCCGTTCGAGCACTGGCACGAGCAGGCCTGGGCCGGCGCCCTCGTTCTTGTGGCGATGGTGTTGCTCACGAACGTGGTGGCCCGGACATTGTGGGCGCGCCGTGCCCGCTT